attttgttttgagaCATGTCTTCTTGGTGTTTTCTGGAAAGTTTTGTGTTCTTTTGGTGGGAATACTAattcttttgcatatttttttggTACTCTTTCAAccccccattttttttaaactacgtCGCACCCGAcatgaaaatagaaattgaaattcagttaaggggaggtttggatagtgagatgaaagttgaataaaatattgttagaatattattttttaaatattttttttttttttagatttgaaaaagataaattgtttatagtattttgaatggaagtttgtaaaagttataatgattagatgagatgagatgagatgagatgagaatggttgtgggtatttttgaatccaaacttGGCCTAAGTTTTTGGAAAACCTATTCCTTTATAGGCCTTTCGAAAATTCGACGATAGAGTTTTTTTGGAATGCTCTAATGCATATGCTTGTTTCTATGTGACAATAGGTCAAGTTACACATTGCTGGAAAAAATATTGTGAGGGAGGAAGATTTTGATGAGTTCACTTCTGATTCTTTCAAAGACTATGATATATCAAGCATATCGGGTTCGGAAGATGAAGCCGAAAAGGAATTTGGCCCCAACCGTGATTTACATCGGGGAACAACTGGCAACTCTAAGCAACATTTATATATCCGTCTTAATACGGGAGAGCGGATTTCATTTTGGAAGAGTTTACTTATCAATGAATCTGAAAACATTTCTAATGGGAATGATATTGCAGTAGACAATGGTGTGTCTGCGTCATGCTTGGAAGAGAACGATGTGATCGAGAGAGTGAAAAGTTTGATTCGTGAGCCTAGAGATAATACCCGTTTAAGAATTGTGTTGCTTGCTAGTGGTGGGCACTTTGCTGGCTGTGTCTTTGATGGTAGCATAGTTGTTGCTCATAAAACATTCCACCGGTTAGCGCatctttttcttagttttttcccCCTGAAAGTTGTGATTATCAATCTGTGCCATGTTAAAAAAACACTTGAGTTCAGAATCATGTGTGGAGCATGTTCTTGCTCTATACTCAATAGGATGAGTCAGAGTGGCAGCTTGAGATAAGCCCTAAACTCAGGCTCGTATGCTTCTCAAATGAATGCTGTAGCTTACCAAAACGCTTCCCTCCAAATAACAAAATGGGATAGTTTTTTGCTATCGTTcaacattttttgtttaattggaTAGAATGGAATCCCAGGCATAGTGAAAGCTCCTAtaactcactctctctctctctctctctctctctctctctctccccacaaAGATATATGACTGGGACATAGTTGAGATTTCTCTGAGTATGCTTGAACTCTATTCTTTGTCATGTAGATATGTTGTAAGGGCTAAGGCTGGAAAAAAACAGTCATCAAAAGATGCCGGTGGCAGGACTGTGCATTCTGCTGGGGCTTCACTTCGACGATATAATGAACTTGCTTTGAAGAAGGTAATTAAAACTCAGTCACATGCATGCTTGAATGCATATTTGtatctatattgattttatgtcatttcttttaGATCTCTTCTAAGGTTGATGAATTCTTGTCTCGCTTATTTCTAGGATGTTCAGGAACTACTTGCTGCTTGGAAGCCTTATTTTGATGCTTCCACTTGCATTTTCATTTATGCTCCTTCAAACAACCATCAATTGCTCTTCAATGGGGAAATACCTTATTTTAGCCATCGGCACGGTGTTGTTCGAAATGTTCCATTGACTGTTAGGAGGCCAACTTTGAAGGAAGCCAAGCGTATATATAACCAATTGACTCAAGTTGCGTATGAAATAGATGAGAAGGAGATTCCACTAAGCATTGAAGAGGACTTATGTTCAAGAATGAGTACAATAAATGATGGCATCCTGGGCTCCAGCAAAGAAGACATGGGTGACGAGTCGGGTCATGGGGATAATGTGGATGCTTGTTCAAGTTTCAAAAAATCTGATGAACTCTCTGTATCAAGTGAGAGTGAGATTGAACTTATGGGTAGATCAACTCCTTTGCATGAAGCAGCACAATCTGGCAATGCTCAAAAGGTTTTGGAACTCCTGGAACAGGGTCTTGATCCTTGCTGCAAGGATGAAAGAGGACGGACGCCATATATGGTGGCAAATGAAAAGGAAGTGAGAAACAGCTTTAGAAGGTTCATGGCCTCAAACCTTGAAAAGTGGGATTGGCAGGCCGCCAAAGTGCCTAGTGCATTGACTAAAGAAATGGAGGAATCTCAAGCTGCTAAGCAGGTAGGCATATGTCAGTGGctgattaaagaaaaatgatatgtttGTGCAGTGCGTAAAATGAGAGTTAAACGACTCAATTCTGTACATCATTACCTAAGTTATTTGCTTTTTGGCTGGGGTGCTGTGTCTCTTTTACATAACCGTATGTATTAGTAACATATGGAAGAAAAGTATAATACAATGAGGAAAGGCATCACGCTCTCTAACCAAGGTTTGAGACATCTGTATATAAACACAGGAAAAGAATACGAGATTGGGAATCTTGGTGATTGTGTCCCTTATTGTATTTGGCAACCTAGCTATCCTATGTTTGCTTGTGATAGATCAAAATACATCATGAAGAGCCACATTAGCTAGGAGCAAtgtcaaaatattattgaaaaaattgagttcCTGGTGTTCAAGCAATCGGGTCATGGGCTAACAAGTTAACTTGCTAGCATGGCTATTCACATTTTCAATGGTTTTGTTAACCAACCTATATTATCAACAGTGATGGGTTTCCCTTGCATTCTTGATCTAATTGTTTGATGATTACATTCTTATGATGAGCAAGATAAAGTGgttgttttccttcttttttggtTCTTCAGGCCGAAAAAGATGCAAAGAGGAAAGCAAGAGCaaaagaattgaagaaattACGGaaggcaaaagaaaagaaggctcAGGTGCGTAGTGCTCAGTTTTCctttcatattttatgaaagatgGTAATGGGGTATTTCTTCTCCATTAGCATTTATGCTTTCTGGAATTAAATTTAGGTTTACCATGGATATATTTAGGATAGAATTTGAAGTGATGTGATTTTGTTTGCTTTTGGCCAATCGAAGGGAGCATCAGTGAGGATTAACCTTCCAGTGACTAAATTTTAGGGTTTGAATCACTTTAATGTGTAGAATTTATTATCATAGTATATAATTGTAGAATAAGCATCTCAGTTGCCTTGTTTGGTAAGACCTCGGAGATTTAGTAAGTGCTTTGAGCTTGGACCTTGAGGCGTGGGTGCATGACCCTCCGAGccttcaattttaaattatcaGAGTAACCTTAAATTAAATGGTTCCGATCATTGTTCTTTCTGTCAGTCCTTTGTGTTAAGTTGGAAAGGCGATGGATGCCAATTttggaattattattattattattttgataagtaagaagtaatCAGTTGTGGAATTATGAGGCACCTTTTGTgaagtaaatttttattaatcaactATTTAAGTGTGCCATTGACCACATGTAAATTGTAAGGTTCCTTctctctgttatttttttttcgacTTTTTTCACACAATTCACTTTCAATTCTATCCTGGTGCGAATTTGCAGTCTCAGCCTGCCCTAAGCCAAAATGCTTTAAAAGTTGTAGAAAATCGAGGAGCTACTTCAACTTCTGTTCTAAGGGGATCCCAATCTAGCAGTGGTTCACAGATCTCTAAAGAGGTCAGTATAATAAAAACGATATTACTGTTATTGTTTAACATGAACTCAATATAAATTAGAATTGTATTGGTTTTGAAAATAGCTTTTGCACATTTTATGGAGTAATGATAGAATTACTACTCATATACAACTATAaactatcattaatttttttttcactttaattCAATTACATCATCTCACAATCATGAGTCAACCGTTCAAAAGTACTggaaattttggttttttaaacataattgtgTTAAAGTTGTGTTGGGGTAGGACAATTAGCACATAACTTTATTTCCCTTTGTCCTTCCTCTCCCCCCGCCCCGCACGAATCTTTGACTGTCCTAATCACAACAAATTGTATGAactgtttgttttttttctaatttctttctgTAACTGACTAAGGAGGAGCTGAAAAGGGCAATGGCTGCTGAGAGGGAAAAGAGAGCAGCTGCTGCTGAGAGGAGACTAGCTGCTGCTGCAGCCCTTGATAAACCAGGCAATAGTTCCCCAACAGTAACAATCACTTCACAACCCGGAAGTGGGTTAGCCGGTGACATCAACTGCTCCTGTTGTAATACTTCGCTGGCCGGCAAAGTTCCTTTTCACAGATATAATTATAAGTACTGCAGCACCTCCTGCATGCATGTACACAGGGAGATCCTGGAGGATGGATAATCGTAAAGCCCCTTATAgttctattttttatgattttactGGTGTAATTTTTTGACGACCTAAAAACACTCAattagagtttttgtttttcttatactGAATTTTCATCTTGTCTCATTCGTTTTGGTAAAGTAATTGAAGATATAAGGAAAATTCATACGTTTGAgggaagaaaacaagaaaagtttcatgtaattgttattgttttagTGTTGAAGTCTATGAGGTAACACTATTTACTATTTAATGTAAGAGAACAATAACTAGCACGCACGTGGTAATTGTTGGTAAGTAAATGAACAATAACACATGAATATAATTTGACAAGTATTGTATGGGATGACTGAGGGAAATAATATGGTGGAGTTTTTCTAACTTCAAGTCATACGAGTTATTCCCGGTTAAACAAGACTCACGACGTCGTTTAGAGACGTGGCACTGTGTGTAcacgactctctctctcgttgagATTAGAGAGCACAACCAGTTATTGCATAAACTTTTCAAAGCTGTGGTGCTCTTAAGAGTTCAGAGTCTAGACATCGTAAAAACAAAGCTCGCAACTCGCAACTCGCTAGCATAATGGTTAATCTTTCGTCGCGTACTTTGATCGAAGTATCGAACACCTTCAGTTCACGAATCAAACCATGATTTCACGCGTTtgcgattttttatttttttgttttgggttttgcAGTCAGTCACGCTGCACACGAATCTCGGGGATATCAAGTGCGAGATCTTCTGCGACGAGGTTCCCAAGGCTACAGAGGTCAGTGCCCCGAATTTTACACGTAGTTCCGTGCTCTATTTGTTTCCCCGGGATTTTCCCAGAATCTTTTGTTTGGACAGGGTTTCTGCCTTTCTGCCAACAAAGTAACAAACGACTTAACGAAGTAACTTTTgcctaaaaaaaacaattacatgAAGCTACTTTTagcttaattttatttaaatgctAACTCTACGACatattttcttatcatataTACCCATTTCATTAATCTTTTAACTGTCTTGACGAAGGAAGGAATATCTATGTACATGTCTTTTGCTGTCTGTAAAACAATAACTAGCATCCTCTCCCAGCTTTTAAGAATGATTTGAAGTCTCAAGGTCCACTTTAGAATCGACTGACAGACAAGCAAAGCAAAATTTGGGTTGGATTATTGCGTTTACAAACATGCCGAACCCCAGCCGAGCATGATGGTATGTCTACCGGATATCGCCATGGGGTAGAAAGAGTCAAGAAGATGCTCATAGAATAACTGTTATTTCGGTTCCTAGTTCCTGGCTaaagaacaaaagaagaagaatttgaGCACTTCCAAACTTCTGAGCAGCACTGAGTGCATGATCTTgcaatgtatttgtttttttattatttgcgCTACCTTCTACTGAGTTCCGTTTAATGGGAATTCCCATGGTCTGCGTTGTTGCATTGATGTCTCAAACCCTTGTTTTATTAGTGATGTTTTTGCTAACAGTTGTTATTTATTTCAACACaacttgtaaaatttttttaatttcaacacAGAACTTTTTGGCTCTATGTGCAAGCGGGTATTATGATGGGACCATATTTCACCGAAATATTAAAGGTTTTATGATTCAAGGCGGAGACCCGACAGGTACAGGCAAGGGGGGAACCAGTATATGGGGAAAGAAGTTCAGCGACGAAATAAGAGAATCTCTCAAGGTAAAGTAGTCTAATGCATGAGCCATACTTAGGCCACTAGACTTTTCCATTTGCCTGCTGtaatatctttaatttaatttgtaaattttggtTGGTCTCCTCTTCTACTGACTTGCGAGTGCCATAACCTCTTTTTTCCCCAAGTTGGACTGGGAACTTCAAGTTATCTAACTCTGACTTATTTATGTAACTTAACAGCAACATATTCTGTGAATCTTGAACTGCAAATGTTGGACCCTGGTCACCAAATTCCATACCAGTAGCCACTGCCCACTAATCCAAGAAAAAgcagttcctttttttttttttttttctcttgctaATAGGAAGGGAGATTGGCTTCAATTGCACTCTCAGAAATGTGCATGCTCTTATATATAAGGCTTGCAAGCCGAGTCCTAACCTCTAGTCTTGTTCACGAGAAACCATAGCTTAAGGTGCATTTAGTTTGCCATGGGGTTGCTCTTAGTGGCCATGAATTATACCTACTTGCTTTTGGAATTCTCATCTTGCATcccttttacttcttttttcaGCTGCAAGGTAAATGCTGCCTAACAAGATGTTAACTCAAATAAACATGACCTTCTTTCTAATATCTACCATTTATGTTCTTTTGTGTACTTCTCCTGTGTGTGTGCTCTATTAGGTAGGATGCTTAATGGAGTATATTGGTTTTGGCGGGATTTCATTCTGATCTTTACCCCCACCacaccccccacccccccccccccccccccaccccccccccccccccccccccccccccccccccccccccccccttccccccATTTTCCAGCACAATGCAAGGGGTATTCTTTCAATGGCCAACAGTGGCCCCAATACTAATGGAAGCCAGTTCTTCATAACTTATGCAAAGCAGCCTCATCTTAATGGACTGTACACTTCGTTTGGTAAAGTGATTCATGGATTTGAAGTCCTTGATCTAATGGAAAAGGTAAAGTATCTTGCTATGCTGCAAGTAATGCTCTTTTGCTATTTGGTTGGAAGTAAACTACTAAGTTTAGCACTTGTCTGTTTACCAGTTCTTATCTCAtgcttcccccccccccccccccccccccttctctcctTAGAAATTCTGTTCTGGAGTAGCTTGAGAATTACAACCGAGGAAAAATTGCTCATCTTGAGTTCCACattaaagaaaatcaaaatatgacatCACCGAGCTGAATTTGGGTTTGTGCAGACTCAAACAGGTCCTGGAGATCGACCACTTGCGGAGATCAGACTCAATCGCGTCACAATGCATGCTAACCCACTTGCTGGTTAGTCTTAGCTTGAAGCATTTCTGGCTCTGCTGCATAACGGGGAGGTCCTCAGCGTGATACAGCAGTTTTAGAATTGACCTCCTTAAACCATTGTTATGCTTGtgatttagttttttcttttttgaaaaaaaagattagaGCACATTTATGATCAGTTGCAGAAATGGACTTGAGCCAACAGCATGATAGAGAGATTAGATTCATGTTATTATTCTGAGAATTATATAGTGCTGTTACTGATAGTACGGCAGCATCTGGATAACTTGCCAAACTTTACTAGTTGCTTTGAGTAtatgttcatatttttatagaagGGTTTGTCTGCAtccttgaaataattttatttttggtcttctCAGCAAATCAGGGTTCAACTTTGCTGCAAACGAATTGATCTTATCTTTGCCTAATCTGATTATCAGTTCTGAAGGAAAAGGCTTGGAGATTATACAATACTTGTCTCTTAATCCAGCAGAAGAGGTGGctattgaaaaaaagaaaaattgtgtaCTATGGAATAAAGAACGCCATCTTTAAGACATTGGGGTTGCTAGAGTAACATAGGTGAACACAAAAGAATTTAAGaaattgagttttttctttttctattaataatatacggattttttttttgccaagtcatataatccattttttcttctatgttgaacttattaaaataattaattgaaaaaatctcattcaaacAACTTcgaaatataattataaaataaaaaataaatagtaattaatatagagaaatgatatttgtaattgtagaATGTGTAAGTatcttataatctttttaaaaaaaatgaataaatacgagatttatataaaaaaattaactttttaataatagactctactcttttttaaaaaattacacaacaTTTATACCCCTACGATCATATGgaatattattcttatatattttttcttgtgcATCCCGTATGATTGTAGGAGTACGCGAatagttttcttatatattttttcttgtgcATCCCGTATGATTGTAGGAGTACGCGAATAGT
Above is a genomic segment from Juglans microcarpa x Juglans regia isolate MS1-56 chromosome 1D, Jm3101_v1.0, whole genome shotgun sequence containing:
- the LOC121262872 gene encoding ankyrin repeat and zinc finger domain-containing protein 1 — translated: QPKSPEKPTGPTLRKKKRHRSIFDLPPDFFDSCHLLSSPHSSLTPISEHLDNPNSSAPETLDFPQDDANAPKNVVLATPRWTCNTCKGEFDSLQDQRSHFKSDIHRFNVKLHIAGKNIVREEDFDEFTSDSFKDYDISSISGSEDEAEKEFGPNRDLHRGTTGNSKQHLYIRLNTGERISFWKSLLINESENISNGNDIAVDNGVSASCLEENDVIERVKSLIREPRDNTRLRIVLLASGGHFAGCVFDGSIVVAHKTFHRYVVRAKAGKKQSSKDAGGRTVHSAGASLRRYNELALKKDVQELLAAWKPYFDASTCIFIYAPSNNHQLLFNGEIPYFSHRHGVVRNVPLTVRRPTLKEAKRIYNQLTQVAYEIDEKEIPLSIEEDLCSRMSTINDGILGSSKEDMGDESGHGDNVDACSSFKKSDELSVSSESEIELMGRSTPLHEAAQSGNAQKVLELLEQGLDPCCKDERGRTPYMVANEKEVRNSFRRFMASNLEKWDWQAAKVPSALTKEMEESQAAKQAEKDAKRKARAKELKKLRKAKEKKAQSQPALSQNALKVVENRGATSTSVLRGSQSSSGSQISKEEELKRAMAAEREKRAAAAERRLAAAAALDKPGNSSPTVTITSQPGSGLAGDINCSCCNTSLAGKVPFHRYNYKYCSTSCMHVHREILEDG
- the LOC121262880 gene encoding peptidyl-prolyl cis-trans isomerase CYP18-1; the encoded protein is MSVTLHTNLGDIKCEIFCDEVPKATENFLALCASGYYDGTIFHRNIKGFMIQGGDPTGTGKGGTSIWGKKFSDEIRESLKHNARGILSMANSGPNTNGSQFFITYAKQPHLNGLYTSFGKVIHGFEVLDLMEKTQTGPGDRPLAEIRLNRVTMHANPLAG